The genomic interval GTTCAGCTGGACGTACGCCGTGATCGCGCCGTCGAAGGCGACCACCGCCGCCTCGACACCGCGCAACGACGCGAGCGCGGCCTCGACCTCCGTCAGGTCGACCTTCAACCCGCCGACCGACACCTGCGAATCCAGCCGGCCCTTGATGCTCACCAGCCCCGTGCCGGGATCGACGACCCCGGCGTCCCGCGTGTGCAGCCAGCCGTCGGCCCAGCGGGTCGGATCGGACAGCCCGAGGTACGGCGACTCCGCCCGCGCCACCTGCAGCTCGCCGTCGACCGCGCGGACCTCGATCCCGGGCGCGGGCCGGATCGCGGGACGATGCTCGCCGTACAGGTCGGTGCCGATCACCCCGACCTCGGTCATCCCGTACATGTTCCCGAGCGGTACGCCGTACTTGTCCTCGAACGCCCGCGACACCGCCGCCGGCACCAGCTCCCCGCCGGTGGTCATGCGCTTGAACTGCGGCAGCCACGGCGGATCCTGGACCGACGCGAGCAGCCCGATGTGGAACGGCACCCCCAGCACCGTCGCCGGCGTCGTCGCCGCCCCGATCGCCTGCACGATCGCGTCGCCCGTCATCCGCGCCGGCGGCATCAGCTCCACCCCGGCGTGCAGCCCGTACAGCAGGCCACCGACCAGACCGAGCACGTGCACCATCGACGGCAGCAGGATCAACCGTTCGCCACGCTGCGGTACGCCGTCGATCCGTGTGTACCGCAGTACCTCCGCGACCAGGTCGTCCGCGGTCCGCCCGATCACCTTCGACGGTCCGGTCGACCCCGAGCTCAGCTGTACGACGGCATGCGCGGTGCCGGCCG from Kribbella sp. NBC_00709 carries:
- a CDS encoding class I adenylate-forming enzyme family protein; translated protein: MTDGAVVVPGTTQGAEWVDEVLLAGPDDEVCFRLPDPIDRLNLRRLVLGRQTELAQSGFRPGGAVALRLPPSMAFVTHLLAIWRGGGQAILLDHRLTDYEVRRAIERLVPQVVVSPERPVQSGLRTFVEVDTDVASYSGHPAGTAHAVVQLSSGSTGPSKVIGRTADDLVAEVLRYTRIDGVPQRGERLILLPSMVHVLGLVGGLLYGLHAGVELMPPARMTGDAIVQAIGAATTPATVLGVPFHIGLLASVQDPPWLPQFKRMTTGGELVPAAVSRAFEDKYGVPLGNMYGMTEVGVIGTDLYGEHRPAIRPAPGIEVRAVDGELQVARAESPYLGLSDPTRWADGWLHTRDAGVVDPGTGLVSIKGRLDSQVSVGGLKVDLTEVEAALASLRGVEAAVVAFDGAITAYVQLNQPRSLVDLEAELAQQLATYKRPRTVHLLNQLPRTTTGKLVRDLSTLRKAVS